A single genomic interval of Lentimicrobium saccharophilum harbors:
- the ade gene encoding adenine deaminase — MEVNSASYRISGQVTDVVSGTIFPGELIVENGRIAAIERVSVAGDRYILPGLIDAHVHIESSMLLPSEFARLAVVHGTTATVSDPHEIANVLGMEGVKFMIRNGKKVPFRFFFGAPSCVPATGFETSGACLGPAEVEEMLSWPEILYLAEMMNFPGVLHQDGEVMAKLAAAAKYGKPVDGHAPGVLGEDARRYAAAGISTDHECFSREEALDKIRAGMKILIREGSAARNFDELIGLIKDYPEMIMFCSDDKHPDDLINGHINLLIKRALKSGYELMDVLRACTLNPVRHYGLDAGLLQPGDKADFIIIDHPEQFNVLATFVDGIKVAEHGKSLIDRVKEESPNAFNAMTLSPGMLSIEAVSGRIKVQQALAGQLITEKKVVAASISDGMVVSDPKRDILKMIVMNRYSPAEPAMDFVSGFGLKRGAIASTVAHDSHNIIAVGADDASIVRAVNMLVEASGGIACVEGPDTQADDGLILPLPVAGIMSAEDGYTVAENYKMINRKVRNLGSSLDAPFMTLSFMALLVIPALKLSDKGLFDGNTFGFTTLFE, encoded by the coding sequence AAAACGGTCGCATTGCTGCCATAGAACGTGTTTCAGTTGCCGGAGACCGGTATATTCTTCCGGGCCTGATCGATGCCCATGTACATATTGAAAGTTCCATGCTCCTGCCATCAGAATTTGCGCGCCTGGCAGTGGTTCATGGCACCACGGCAACGGTGTCGGACCCGCATGAGATTGCCAATGTCCTCGGCATGGAGGGTGTAAAATTCATGATTCGCAATGGTAAGAAAGTGCCCTTCAGGTTCTTTTTCGGCGCGCCATCCTGTGTGCCGGCTACCGGATTCGAAACCTCCGGCGCCTGCCTTGGTCCGGCAGAAGTGGAGGAGATGCTTTCATGGCCTGAGATACTGTATCTTGCCGAGATGATGAATTTCCCGGGTGTCCTTCACCAGGATGGGGAAGTAATGGCAAAGCTGGCCGCTGCCGCAAAATACGGAAAGCCTGTTGACGGGCATGCCCCCGGAGTGTTGGGCGAAGATGCCCGCCGGTATGCTGCCGCCGGTATTTCGACCGATCACGAGTGTTTTTCGCGTGAAGAAGCCCTTGACAAGATCAGGGCAGGTATGAAGATCCTGATCCGCGAAGGCAGTGCCGCCCGGAATTTTGATGAGTTGATCGGCCTGATCAAAGATTATCCGGAAATGATTATGTTCTGCTCCGATGATAAACATCCTGACGATCTGATCAACGGGCATATCAATCTGCTGATCAAAAGGGCACTGAAGTCGGGTTATGAATTGATGGATGTACTGCGCGCCTGTACGCTCAATCCGGTAAGGCATTACGGACTGGATGCCGGACTGCTGCAGCCCGGGGATAAGGCTGACTTTATTATCATTGATCATCCTGAGCAGTTCAACGTTCTGGCAACCTTTGTGGATGGCATCAAGGTTGCAGAACATGGTAAATCATTGATTGATCGGGTTAAGGAGGAGTCGCCGAACGCTTTCAATGCCATGACACTTTCACCCGGTATGCTGTCGATTGAAGCTGTATCCGGACGGATAAAAGTTCAGCAGGCATTGGCCGGACAGCTGATTACGGAGAAAAAAGTAGTTGCCGCAAGTATTTCGGATGGTATGGTTGTCAGTGATCCTAAGCGGGATATTCTGAAGATGATCGTCATGAACCGCTACAGTCCGGCTGAGCCGGCCATGGATTTTGTCTCCGGCTTCGGCCTGAAAAGAGGGGCCATTGCCTCTACGGTTGCCCACGACAGCCACAACATCATCGCGGTGGGTGCCGACGATGCTTCCATTGTAAGGGCTGTGAATATGCTGGTTGAGGCCAGCGGTGGAATAGCCTGTGTGGAGGGGCCTGATACACAGGCGGATGATGGACTGATTCTGCCGCTCCCCGTGGCAGGAATCATGTCGGCTGAGGATGGTTATACCGTAGCTGAAAACTATAAGATGATCAACCGCAAAGTCAGAAATCTCGGATCTTCGCTGGATGCACCGTTTATGACACTTTCTTTTATGGCTTTGCTGGTGATCCCTGCACTCAAACTGAGCGACAAAGGGCTGTTTGATGGTAATACCTTCGGCTTTACCACACTATTTGAATAA